A section of the Harmonia axyridis chromosome 2, icHarAxyr1.1, whole genome shotgun sequence genome encodes:
- the LOC123673570 gene encoding piggyBac transposable element-derived protein 3-like, which translates to MAVDERLYTRGRSGTGLLLHELIDLIENDEDISATNIAICPPDELPGADTDKDSDLSDEEVVGDFDHLPARILRSQVEMQNPEIDDDHGNPVVQDENHSEEPRPTTSSQTRVRSTKRKRPTERTWKPKMNGLSSSIPELECEYRPVAEDLLKETVKSPIEAFRAYFSEDLLSHIVTETNRYAMQKLVHNLNATAEEMITFVGIMLMSGYHPLPYRRLYWKQDPDVHSHLVSDAIRRNRFDELISFIHLANNENNDGSDKMYKVRPIFDHLNNSFKQISPGPTISIDESMIPYYGRHGCKQFIRGKPIRFGFKLWVAADPSGYIHHVEPYCGSSTRLPETGLGQGGDVVIGLVDHMKLSKGIRLYFDNLFTSVGLLEELSSRGLGGTGTLRENRCSVSMKLPDKKTWKNKPRGETSTSSSGDILAVRWNDNNVVTVLTNCDNVHPMSKSNRYSRIEKKVISVKVPGPIARYNSNMGGVDLSDQFLASYRNRIRSKKWWWPYFSWTVDVCSTQGWLLYRRLGHDIPLLDFRRQCAIFILKSYGSPPMVAGVRSSLEFTPALEEIRKDRTDHFIEKGESKYRRCKVCGRRTIFVCKKCEVPVHPDECFKIFHDVK; encoded by the exons ATGGCCGTCGATGAGAGATT GTATACTCGTGGAAGATCAGGCACtggattacttcttcatgaatTAATTGACCTTATCGAGAACGATGAGGACATATCAGCCACCAATATAGCCATATGTCCACCTGATGAACTTCCTGGTGCAGATACAGATAAGGACTCTGATTTATCGGATGAAGAGGTAGTTGGAGATTTTGACCACCTTCCTGCCCGTATATTACGCTCTCAGGTGGAAATGCAGAATCCAGAAATCGATGATGATCACGGCAATCCAGTCGTCCAAGATGAGAACCATTCAGAAGAACCTAGACCGACGACTTCTTCGCAGACAAGAGTAAGAAGCACCAAACGTAAGCGTCCCACAGAACGTACTTGGAAGCCGAAAATGAATGGGTTATCTTCAAGTATTCCTGAACTTGAATGCGAATACCGACCGGTAGCAGAAGATCTTCTGAAAGAAACGGTAAAAAGCCCTATTGAGGCTTTTAGGGCTTACTTCTCGGAAGATTTATTGAGTCATATCGTAACCGAAACTAATCGTTATGCTATGCAGAAACTCGTTCACAACCTGAATGCCACTGCTGAAGAAATGATTACATTTGTCGGAATTATGTTGATGTCAGGTTACCACCCTCTTCCATATAGAAGACTCTACTGGAAACAAGATCCAGATGTTCATTCGCACTTAGTTTCCGATGCCATCCGTCGAAACCGATTCGATGAACTGATAAGTTTTATTCACCTTGccaacaatgaaaacaatgatggaaGTGATAAAATGTACAAGGTCCGACCTATTTTTGATCACCTCAACAACTCTTTCAAACAAATCAGTCCTGGGCCCACTATTAGTATCGACGAGAGTATGATTCCTTATTACGGAAGGCATGGGTGCAAACAGTTTATTCGCGGAAAACCTATCAGATTTGGGTTCAAGTTATGGGTTGCCGCGGATCCATCTGGatacatccatcatgttgaacccTATTGTGGAAGTTCAACTCGTCTTCCAGAAACTGGACTCGGTCAAGGAGGTGACGTAGTAATTGGACTTGTAGACCACATGAAATTGTCAAAGGGTATTCGACTCTACTTTGACAATCTTTTTACATCGGTTGGGTTGTTGGAAGAGCTTAGTTCTAGAGGACTTGGTGGAACTGGTACTCTGCGTGAGAATCGCTGTAGTGTTTCAATGAAACTTCCAGATAAAAAAACGTGGAAAAATAAACCCAGAGGTGAAACATCCACCAGTTCTTCAGGAGATATTTTAGCAGTCCGTTGGAATGACAACAATGTTGTTACTGTACTTACTAATTGTGATAATGTACATCCTATGTCAAAGTCAAACCGATActccagaattgaaaagaagGTCATTTCTGTCAAAGTACCAGGTCCTATTGCTCGTTACAATAGTAACATGGGTGGAGTAGATCTTTCTGATCAATTTTTGGCTTCCTACCGAAACAGAATCAGGTCGAAAAAATGGTGGTGGCCTTATTTCTCTTGGACTGTGGATGTATGCAGCACACAAGGTTGGTTACTGTATCGTCGCCTTGGGCATGATATTCCTCTATTGGATTTCAGACGTCAGTGtgctattttcattctgaagtcTTACGGCAGTCCTCCAATGGTAGCAGGAGTTCGATCATCTCTAGAGTTCACACCAGCTctcgaagaaataagaaaagatcgaacagatcatttcatcgaaaaaggTGAATCCAAGTATCGCCGTTGTAAAGTATGTGGCAGGCGTACAATTTTTGTATGCAAGAAGTGTGAAGTTCCTGTTCATCCTGATgagtgtttcaaaatttttcatgatgtaaaataa